A region of Pseudorasbora parva isolate DD20220531a chromosome 14, ASM2467924v1, whole genome shotgun sequence DNA encodes the following proteins:
- the capzb gene encoding F-actin-capping protein subunit beta isoform X2, giving the protein MNEQQLDCALDLMRRLPPQQIEKNLSDLIDLVPSLCEDLLSSVDQPLKIARDKVVGKDYLLCDYNRDGDSYRSPWSNKYEPPIDDGAMPSARLRKLEVEANNAFDQYRDLYFEGGVSSVYLWDLDHGFAGVILIKKAGDGSKKIKGCWDSIHVVEVQEKSSGRTAHYKLTSTVMLWLQTTKTGSGTMNLGGSLTRQMEKDETVGESSPHIANIGRLVEDMENKIRSTLNEIYFGKTKDIVNGLRSVQTLADKSKQEALKNDLMIALSQRKQQS; this is encoded by the exons aacGAGCAGCAGTTGGACTGTGCGCTGGACCTGATGAGGCGTTTGCCTCCACAGCAGATCGAGAAGAACCTCAGTGACCTTATCGAcctg gtgccCAGCCTGTGTGAAGACCTGCTGTCGTCCGTGGATCAGCCGCTGAAGATCGCTCGTGATAAAGTCGTAGGCAAAGACTATCTGCTGTGCGACTACAACCGCGACGGCGACTCCTACAG atcccCCTGGAGTAATAAATACGAGCCTCCGATCGACGATGGTGCCATGCCGTCCGCGCGCCTGCGTAAGCTGGAGGTGGAGGCAAACAACGCCTTCGACCAATACAGAGACCT GTACTTCGAGGGCGGGGTTTCCTCCGTCTACCTGTGGGATCTGGACCACGGATTCGCCGGCGTCATCCTCATTAAGAAGGCCGGAGACGGCTCCAAGAAGATCAAGGGATGCTGGGACTCCATCCATGTGGTGGAGGtgcag gagaAGTCCAGCGGCCGCACAGCTCACTATAAACTCACGTCCACCGTCATGCTGTGGCTGCAGACCACCAAAACCGGCTCTGGAACCATGAACCTGGGCGGAAGCTTGACCCGACAG ATGGAGAAAGATGAGACGGTCGGTGAATCCTCCCCTCACATCGCCAACATCGGCCGCCTGGTGgag gacatGGAGAACAAGATCCGCTCCACTCTCAACGAGATTTACTTCGGCAAGACCAAGGACATCGTCAACGGCCTAAG GAGTGTCCAGACGCTGGCGGATAAATCGAAGCAGGAGGCTCTGAAGAACGACCTGATGATAGCGCTTAGCCAACGCAAACAGCAGAGCTAG
- the capzb gene encoding F-actin-capping protein subunit beta isoform X1 — MNEQQLDCALDLMRRLPPQQIEKNLSDLIDLVPSLCEDLLSSVDQPLKIARDKVVGKDYLLCDYNRDGDSYRSPWSNKYEPPIDDGAMPSARLRKLEVEANNAFDQYRDLYFEGGVSSVYLWDLDHGFAGVILIKKAGDGSKKIKGCWDSIHVVEVQEKSSGRTAHYKLTSTVMLWLQTTKTGSGTMNLGGSLTRQMEKDETVGESSPHIANIGRLVEDMENKIRSTLNEIYFGKTKDIVNGLRSIESLPDNQKYRQLQRELSQVLTQRQIYID; from the exons aacGAGCAGCAGTTGGACTGTGCGCTGGACCTGATGAGGCGTTTGCCTCCACAGCAGATCGAGAAGAACCTCAGTGACCTTATCGAcctg gtgccCAGCCTGTGTGAAGACCTGCTGTCGTCCGTGGATCAGCCGCTGAAGATCGCTCGTGATAAAGTCGTAGGCAAAGACTATCTGCTGTGCGACTACAACCGCGACGGCGACTCCTACAG atcccCCTGGAGTAATAAATACGAGCCTCCGATCGACGATGGTGCCATGCCGTCCGCGCGCCTGCGTAAGCTGGAGGTGGAGGCAAACAACGCCTTCGACCAATACAGAGACCT GTACTTCGAGGGCGGGGTTTCCTCCGTCTACCTGTGGGATCTGGACCACGGATTCGCCGGCGTCATCCTCATTAAGAAGGCCGGAGACGGCTCCAAGAAGATCAAGGGATGCTGGGACTCCATCCATGTGGTGGAGGtgcag gagaAGTCCAGCGGCCGCACAGCTCACTATAAACTCACGTCCACCGTCATGCTGTGGCTGCAGACCACCAAAACCGGCTCTGGAACCATGAACCTGGGCGGAAGCTTGACCCGACAG ATGGAGAAAGATGAGACGGTCGGTGAATCCTCCCCTCACATCGCCAACATCGGCCGCCTGGTGgag gacatGGAGAACAAGATCCGCTCCACTCTCAACGAGATTTACTTCGGCAAGACCAAGGACATCGTCAACGGCCTAAG ATCTATCGAGTCTCTTCCTGATAATCAAAAGTACCGTCAGTTGCAGCGGGAGCTCTCTCAGGTTCTGACCCAGCGTCAGATCTACATTGACTAG